In Alphaproteobacteria bacterium, one DNA window encodes the following:
- a CDS encoding NUDIX domain-containing protein: MTDETPFRHVEVLERNTAYQGYIRVEQMTLRHSLSTGGMSQPMRREAVRLGRSVVVLPYDPVRDLVVMIEEFRAPPFVVGGPGWMRQLPAGAVEAGEEMAHAAMRELHEEAGLDAREMIPIAQIFESPGILDLCCHVFCALVEVAAPGPLPTRGIDEEDITVLALPAEQVIADALEGRIQHGPSLAPLLWLAIKRPSLRK; the protein is encoded by the coding sequence ATGACCGATGAAACGCCTTTTCGCCATGTCGAAGTTCTCGAGAGAAACACAGCCTATCAAGGCTATATACGGGTCGAGCAGATGACATTGCGTCACAGCCTCAGCACCGGCGGCATGAGCCAACCCATGCGGCGCGAGGCGGTGCGGCTGGGTCGTTCGGTGGTCGTTCTGCCTTATGATCCCGTCCGCGATCTTGTGGTGATGATCGAAGAATTCCGCGCGCCGCCTTTTGTCGTCGGCGGTCCAGGCTGGATGCGCCAATTGCCGGCAGGGGCGGTCGAAGCGGGGGAGGAGATGGCCCATGCCGCCATGCGCGAATTGCATGAGGAGGCGGGGCTGGACGCGCGCGAGATGATCCCCATCGCCCAAATCTTCGAAAGCCCGGGCATATTGGACCTATGTTGCCATGTGTTTTGCGCCCTGGTGGAGGTCGCCGCCCCTGGACCCTTACCCACGCGCGGGATTGACGAGGAAGACATCACCGTCCTGGCCCTTCCTGCCGAACAAGTCATCGCCGATGCCCTGGAAGGCCGCATCCAACACGGCCCTTCTTTGGCCCCCTTGCTATGGTTGGCCATCAAACGCCCGTCTTTGCGGAAGTGA
- the lpxI gene encoding UDP-2,3-diacylglucosamine diphosphatase LpxI (LpxI, functionally equivalent to LpxH, replaces it in LPS biosynthesis in a minority of bacteria.), with amino-acid sequence MVDKILGIIAGGGAAPRRLIQACAQYGRPVFVVALRGQTDDETVEGGVPYAWHALDRTGDIRDTLRSKGVEEIVLIGRVRRPSLTELRPDAFTLARLARVGLGVLGDDGLLSAVAREIEREGFRLLGAHEIHGDLLTPSGVLGAHAPDETALADVKRATAVARALGRLDVGQSVVVQQGLVLGVEAIEGTDALLERCAGLRRDGLGGVLVKLCKPEQDRRFDLPSAGPATIQHAANAGLRGVALEAQGTLLLDRGEAVALADRLGLFLLGLAPQEIDR; translated from the coding sequence ATGGTTGACAAAATTCTGGGGATCATCGCAGGCGGCGGCGCCGCGCCGCGCCGTTTGATCCAGGCTTGCGCCCAATATGGCCGTCCTGTCTTCGTGGTGGCCTTGCGCGGCCAGACGGATGACGAGACCGTGGAGGGGGGCGTGCCTTATGCCTGGCACGCACTGGACCGCACCGGCGATATCCGCGACACCTTGCGAAGCAAGGGGGTGGAAGAGATCGTTCTGATCGGCCGCGTGCGCCGCCCGTCCTTGACCGAATTGCGTCCCGACGCCTTTACCTTGGCGCGTCTGGCGCGGGTGGGCTTGGGCGTTTTGGGCGATGACGGCTTGCTTTCGGCGGTGGCGCGTGAGATCGAACGCGAAGGCTTTCGTTTGCTGGGGGCGCATGAGATTCACGGCGATTTGCTGACTCCATCAGGCGTTTTGGGCGCGCATGCGCCGGACGAGACGGCTCTTGCCGATGTGAAGCGCGCCACGGCGGTGGCGCGGGCCTTGGGCCGCCTGGATGTCGGACAATCCGTGGTCGTGCAGCAAGGCTTGGTGCTGGGCGTGGAAGCCATCGAAGGCACCGACGCTTTGCTGGAACGTTGCGCCGGTTTGCGGCGCGACGGACTGGGCGGCGTCTTGGTCAAATTGTGCAAGCCCGAACAGGATCGCCGTTTTGACTTGCCCTCGGCGGGACCGGCCACCATCCAACATGCGGCAAATGCGGGATTGCGCGGCGTGGCGCTCGAGGCCCAAGGCACGTTGCTGCTGGACCGTGGCGAAGCGGTGGCGCTGGCGGATCGGCTGGGCCTGTTTCTGTTGGGACTGGCTCCGCAGGAGATCGACCGATGA
- the bamA gene encoding outer membrane protein assembly factor BamA translates to MGNASLKSGRAGVAFLTLALAAWTPAVLNAAVIEQIRIDNAQRIERQTVLSYLSLGVGDEASPERLDQSLKALFASGLFNDVALAMDNDTLVVTVTENPIVNRLVFEGNDHLKTEDLEKEVQMKARGVLTRARVQSDVQRLLDLYQRNGRFGAVVTPKVVKLEQNRVDLVYEIKEGSRTGVQRIAFVGNKAFSDSELRSQMATRETRWWRFLSATDFYDPDRTGFDKELLRRFYLGEGYADFRVASATAELTQDREDFLVTFTMEEGERYRFGPVKLESQIKGLDGESLREFVTVRQGDWYDSRQVEDSIAKLSAAVGDRQYAFVRVEPRMDRNRETREITMTFVLNEGPKVYVERIDVAGNMRTMDKVVRREMLLAEGDPFNLSLLKRSEQRVKDLGFFETVNVTPAEGSQPDRTVLKTEIKEKSTGELSIGAGYSTADGILGDFSIRERNFLGRGQDARLGVTASGRTQSYDASFTEPYFLERDLAAGVDLFRVNRDNQDRSSYDEASTGFGLRLGYPITESLRQKLSYTFSSDEINNVPSDASRFVREQEGTTISSILGQELSWDKRDSKLKPTDGYVVRLSTDVAGAGGDVQYLRSKLTGSWYYPIAPQWVFSLLGEGGWMDGLGQRTRINDHFFLGGDNLRGFAFAGVGPRDLTAGADDSLGGTRYVRSSAELELPIGLPEELGFKGHVFTDMGTLGGADVKALPSETFMATEALRASVGFGVSWQSPLGPIRVDWAEPFQRESYDKVERFRFSFGTRL, encoded by the coding sequence ATGGGCAACGCATCATTAAAGAGCGGGCGGGCGGGCGTTGCCTTTCTGACCCTGGCCCTGGCGGCCTGGACTCCGGCCGTGCTGAACGCGGCGGTGATCGAACAGATCCGCATCGACAACGCGCAGCGTATCGAACGCCAGACGGTCTTGTCCTATCTAAGCCTTGGCGTGGGCGACGAGGCCAGCCCCGAACGTCTGGACCAATCCTTGAAGGCCCTGTTCGCCAGCGGCCTTTTCAACGATGTCGCCTTGGCCATGGATAACGACACATTGGTCGTCACGGTGACGGAGAACCCCATCGTCAACCGCCTGGTTTTCGAGGGCAACGACCACCTCAAGACCGAAGACCTGGAAAAAGAAGTGCAGATGAAGGCGCGCGGCGTGTTGACCCGCGCGCGTGTGCAATCGGATGTGCAGCGTTTGTTGGATTTGTATCAGCGCAACGGGCGCTTTGGCGCGGTGGTCACGCCCAAAGTGGTCAAGTTGGAACAAAACCGCGTCGATCTGGTCTATGAGATCAAGGAAGGCAGCCGCACGGGCGTGCAGCGCATCGCCTTCGTCGGCAACAAGGCGTTTAGCGATTCGGAACTACGGTCGCAGATGGCCACGCGCGAGACGCGCTGGTGGCGGTTTCTCTCGGCCACGGATTTTTACGATCCGGACCGCACGGGCTTTGACAAGGAATTGCTGCGCCGCTTTTACCTGGGCGAAGGCTATGCCGATTTCCGCGTCGCCTCGGCCACGGCCGAGCTGACCCAGGACCGCGAGGATTTCCTGGTCACCTTCACGATGGAGGAAGGCGAACGCTATCGCTTCGGCCCCGTCAAGTTGGAAAGCCAGATTAAAGGCTTGGACGGCGAGTCCTTGCGTGAATTCGTCACCGTCCGCCAAGGCGATTGGTACGATTCGCGCCAGGTCGAGGACAGTATCGCCAAATTATCGGCGGCGGTGGGCGATCGACAATATGCTTTTGTGCGCGTCGAGCCGCGCATGGACCGCAACCGCGAAACGCGCGAAATCACGATGACCTTCGTGTTGAACGAAGGTCCTAAGGTCTATGTCGAGCGCATCGATGTGGCAGGAAACATGCGCACCATGGACAAGGTGGTGCGGCGCGAGATGCTCTTGGCCGAAGGCGATCCGTTCAATTTGTCCCTGCTGAAGCGTTCCGAGCAGCGCGTCAAGGACCTCGGCTTTTTCGAGACGGTCAATGTGACCCCGGCGGAAGGCTCGCAGCCGGACCGCACGGTGCTCAAGACCGAGATCAAGGAAAAATCCACGGGCGAGTTGTCGATCGGCGCGGGGTATTCCACCGCCGACGGGATTCTGGGCGATTTCAGCATCCGCGAGCGCAATTTCCTAGGGCGCGGTCAGGATGCGCGTCTGGGCGTGACGGCTTCGGGCCGCACCCAAAGCTATGACGCCAGCTTTACCGAGCCGTATTTCCTGGAGCGCGATTTGGCGGCGGGCGTGGACCTGTTCCGCGTCAACCGCGACAACCAGGATCGCAGCTCATATGACGAAGCTTCCACGGGTTTTGGCCTGCGCCTTGGCTATCCTATCACCGAGAGCTTGCGTCAAAAGCTCAGTTATACCTTTAGCTCGGACGAGATCAACAACGTGCCTTCCGATGCCTCGCGCTTCGTGCGGGAACAGGAAGGCACCACGATCAGCTCGATCCTGGGCCAAGAGCTGTCTTGGGATAAGCGCGATAGCAAGCTGAAACCCACGGATGGTTATGTCGTGCGTTTGTCCACCGATGTGGCCGGGGCCGGCGGCGACGTGCAATATCTGCGCAGTAAGCTGACGGGTAGTTGGTACTACCCCATCGCGCCGCAATGGGTGTTTAGCCTGCTGGGCGAAGGCGGATGGATGGATGGTTTGGGTCAGCGCACGCGCATCAACGACCACTTCTTCCTGGGCGGCGACAATCTGCGCGGTTTTGCCTTTGCCGGCGTTGGGCCGCGCGACTTGACCGCCGGGGCCGACGACTCCTTGGGCGGTACGCGCTATGTGCGCAGCAGCGCCGAGCTGGAACTGCCCATCGGCCTGCCCGAGGAGCTGGGCTTTAAGGGCCATGTGTTCACGGATATGGGCACGTTGGGCGGCGCGGATGTCAAAGCGTTGCCTTCGGAAACCTTTATGGCGACGGAGGCGTTGCGTGCCAGCGTCGGCTTTGGCGTGTCGTGGCAGTCTCCGCTGGGACCGATCCGCGTCGATTGGGCCGAGCCGTTCCAGCGCGAGTCCTATGACAAGGTCGAACGGTTCCGTTTCAGCTTTGGAACAAGGCTGTAA
- the lpxA gene encoding acyl-ACP--UDP-N-acetylglucosamine O-acyltransferase, with product MTQSASLHPTAVVDPAARLGEGVEIGPYCCVGPHAELGANVRLISHVVIHGRTRIGEGTVVWPFASLGTPPQDLKYHGEESELIIGPRNSIREQVTMNPGTEGGGMVTRIGSDGLFMIGAHVAHDCQVGDHVIMANNASIAGHVCVGDHVILGGHAGVRQFVRIGAHAMIGGMSGVENDVIPFGLVMGERAALAGLNIVGLERRNFAREDIALLRRAYRALFAPEGTMNERLEAVERDFADHPLVGQVVAFMRERSGNALCQPRGSTNHG from the coding sequence GTGACACAATCCGCTTCCCTTCATCCCACCGCCGTGGTGGACCCTGCCGCCCGTCTGGGCGAGGGGGTTGAAATCGGTCCCTATTGTTGCGTCGGTCCCCATGCCGAATTGGGCGCGAATGTGCGTTTGATTTCGCATGTCGTGATCCATGGACGCACGCGCATCGGCGAGGGCACGGTGGTTTGGCCGTTCGCTTCGCTGGGCACGCCGCCGCAGGACCTGAAATATCACGGCGAGGAATCTGAGCTTATCATCGGTCCGCGCAACAGCATTCGTGAGCAAGTGACGATGAATCCCGGCACAGAAGGCGGCGGGATGGTCACGCGCATCGGATCGGACGGCCTATTCATGATAGGGGCGCATGTGGCGCATGACTGCCAGGTCGGCGATCATGTGATCATGGCGAATAACGCCAGTATCGCCGGGCATGTATGCGTGGGCGACCATGTCATCCTGGGCGGCCATGCGGGGGTGCGTCAATTCGTGCGCATCGGCGCGCATGCCATGATCGGCGGCATGTCGGGGGTCGAGAACGATGTGATCCCCTTTGGCTTGGTCATGGGGGAACGCGCGGCCCTGGCGGGCCTTAATATCGTGGGGCTAGAACGACGAAATTTCGCGCGCGAGGATATCGCCTTGCTGCGCCGCGCCTATCGCGCGCTCTTCGCGCCCGAAGGCACGATGAACGAAAGGCTGGAGGCGGTGGAACGCGATTTTGCCGATCATCCCTTGGTTGGCCAAGTCGTCGCCTTTATGCGCGAGCGTAGCGGCAATGCTTTGTGCCAGCCTCGGGGTAGCACCAACCATGGTTGA
- a CDS encoding OmpH family outer membrane protein: protein MDARLRGHDSVGEGSHKKSGVSYRVALSSFLAVSVALVGLAYAAPAPSPIPAGSPPSAAVSSAYLVVDVQKIMAESKAAQSAQARINAQRNHHQKEVADEEKRLREDEQTLKAQRATLSPEEFDRQAQALRDRFRVVERDVQGRRRSLNQAFTSAMGQVRTALHEVMSDVAHRRQAVLVLPRQSTLWADPAIDVTDQVLEGLNRKLPEVTVSFDGSGANTQIERDESNPHDEIGRNVPSSRP, encoded by the coding sequence ATGGATGCCCGCCTTCGCGGGCATGACTCCGTCGGAGAAGGAAGCCATAAAAAAAGCGGTGTTTCCTATCGTGTCGCTCTTTCGAGCTTTCTGGCTGTGAGCGTGGCTCTGGTCGGGCTGGCTTATGCCGCGCCTGCCCCGTCCCCCATCCCTGCCGGTTCGCCGCCCTCTGCCGCCGTGTCTTCGGCTTATTTGGTGGTCGATGTGCAAAAGATCATGGCCGAGTCCAAGGCGGCCCAAAGCGCTCAGGCGCGGATCAATGCACAACGTAACCACCACCAAAAAGAAGTCGCTGACGAGGAAAAGCGTCTGCGCGAGGACGAACAGACCCTCAAGGCGCAACGCGCCACGCTTAGCCCCGAGGAATTCGACCGCCAGGCCCAGGCCCTGCGCGACCGTTTCCGTGTGGTCGAGCGCGATGTTCAGGGCAGAAGGCGCTCGCTAAATCAGGCCTTTACCTCGGCGATGGGCCAAGTCCGCACCGCCTTGCATGAGGTGATGTCGGACGTAGCCCATAGGCGCCAAGCTGTGTTGGTTCTGCCGCGCCAATCCACCTTATGGGCGGATCCGGCTATTGACGTGACCGATCAGGTCTTGGAAGGTTTGAACCGCAAACTGCCTGAGGTTACAGTGTCCTTTGACGGTAGCGGGGCAAACACTCAAATCGAGCGCGACGAAAGCAATCCTCATGATGAAATTGGCCGGAACGTCCCATCATCGCGACCCTAA
- a CDS encoding isoprenylcysteine carboxyl methyltransferase: MVASPSKPSGSPIKPRSCVGWWMLPWGVSVWTAGFFVFGHYRNIAGLGEAASCLLVLLACGFLTGLGEWVRQGLPRPQRMPDGARLAFKLVGLAFTLGALSFVYWLFPVYHQPYYKPYFGALQGIAGLGTLLVVLAYIVYTDMCMDDPHDAYWHLGRAVILNWGSADRAILRTHLLGWMVKGFFLPLMFVQSLRGMNGLWTLLFQTASPTEYTQFHKLIFELMMTAEVCVAAVGYIFALQLFRSHIRSVEPSLLGWAVAVSCYAPFFDGVFKPYLDYHDALVWDSWLAPWPEMRVVWGCAILVLTTVYAASTFAFGIRFSNLTHRGIVTNGTYAWTKHPAYLSKNAFWWLVSVPFVAGGDPELALRHSLLLLGVNIVYALRAYTEERHLSRDDDYVRYALWMDRHSLFSFVGRLIPALSYARLHKAAAARVTSGGTDPG; this comes from the coding sequence ATGGTAGCCAGCCCATCCAAACCCAGCGGTTCGCCCATCAAGCCACGTTCTTGCGTCGGCTGGTGGATGTTGCCTTGGGGGGTATCGGTCTGGACGGCGGGATTCTTTGTATTCGGTCATTATCGAAATATTGCGGGATTGGGCGAGGCTGCCAGTTGCCTACTGGTCCTTTTGGCATGTGGGTTTCTGACGGGTCTTGGCGAATGGGTGCGCCAGGGCCTGCCGCGCCCACAGCGCATGCCCGATGGCGCGCGTTTGGCCTTTAAGCTGGTGGGCCTGGCCTTCACCTTAGGGGCACTGAGCTTCGTGTATTGGCTGTTCCCGGTCTATCACCAACCCTATTACAAACCGTATTTCGGGGCGCTGCAGGGAATCGCGGGCCTTGGCACCCTTTTGGTCGTGCTGGCCTATATCGTCTATACGGATATGTGCATGGACGATCCCCATGACGCATATTGGCATTTGGGGCGTGCTGTAATCTTGAATTGGGGCAGCGCGGATCGGGCGATCTTGCGCACCCATTTGCTGGGCTGGATGGTCAAGGGGTTCTTCTTGCCTTTGATGTTTGTGCAAAGTCTGCGTGGAATGAACGGGCTGTGGACCCTACTGTTTCAAACGGCAAGCCCCACGGAATACACGCAATTCCACAAGCTGATCTTCGAATTGATGATGACCGCCGAGGTTTGCGTCGCGGCGGTGGGATACATCTTTGCCCTACAGCTGTTCCGCAGCCATATTCGCTCGGTCGAGCCGAGCTTGTTGGGTTGGGCGGTGGCGGTTTCCTGTTATGCGCCGTTCTTTGACGGCGTGTTCAAGCCCTATCTGGATTATCACGATGCGTTGGTCTGGGATAGTTGGCTTGCGCCTTGGCCGGAAATGCGCGTGGTCTGGGGCTGCGCGATATTGGTGCTGACCACCGTTTATGCCGCCAGCACCTTTGCCTTTGGCATTCGTTTCTCCAATCTCACCCATCGCGGCATCGTCACCAACGGCACCTATGCCTGGACCAAGCATCCGGCCTATCTGTCCAAGAACGCCTTTTGGTGGCTGGTCTCGGTGCCCTTTGTCGCGGGCGGCGATCCGGAATTGGCTTTACGACACAGCCTATTATTGCTGGGCGTGAATATCGTTTACGCCTTGCGCGCCTATACCGAGGAACGTCATTTGTCGCGCGATGACGACTATGTGCGCTATGCCCTGTGGATGGACAGGCACAGCCTGTTTTCATTCGTCGGGCGTTTGATCCCGGCCCTTAGCTATGCGCGGCTGCACAAGGCGGCGGCGGCGCGGGTCACTTCCGGCGGAACTGATCCAGGCTGA
- the rseP gene encoding RIP metalloprotease RseP, with the protein MTDLLSLIWNYGVPFAAILTVVVFVHEFGHYWVARRCGVRVETFSIGFGPELFHRMDKHGTRWRVALFPIGGYVKFFGDADPASMPDAKAGASMSADQRGQAFFAKPLGQKSAIVAAGPVVNYIFAFVVLVGLFMAYGRPFTPPMVGGLVEGGAAQQAGLLKGDRILSVDGYAIERFEDIQRQILLANGQPVRLRYAREGNETEITVTPIRSAAPAALAEPGKTDQKTPDEQAAAARPRLGVISPTLEFRKLGGMESISAAGQEVVELTWTTLRTLGQAISGARDAKEVLGGPLRIAQMSGETARMGLANVLWFVALLSLNLGLLNLFPIPLLDGGHLLFYACEKLRGRPLGERVQEAAARIGLGTVLALMLFATWNDIVQLRVFSFLKGLFS; encoded by the coding sequence ATGACCGATCTGCTTTCTTTGATTTGGAATTATGGCGTTCCCTTTGCGGCCATATTGACGGTCGTGGTGTTCGTGCATGAGTTTGGTCATTACTGGGTGGCGCGTCGCTGCGGCGTGCGGGTCGAGACCTTCTCCATCGGCTTTGGCCCCGAATTGTTCCATCGCATGGACAAGCACGGCACGCGCTGGCGCGTGGCCCTGTTTCCCATCGGCGGTTATGTGAAATTCTTTGGTGATGCCGATCCGGCCAGCATGCCCGACGCCAAGGCGGGAGCAAGTATGAGCGCGGATCAGCGCGGCCAGGCCTTTTTCGCCAAGCCCTTGGGCCAAAAATCCGCCATCGTCGCGGCGGGACCGGTGGTGAATTACATCTTCGCATTCGTGGTGCTGGTGGGCTTGTTCATGGCCTATGGCCGCCCCTTTACCCCGCCCATGGTCGGCGGCTTGGTCGAAGGCGGCGCGGCGCAGCAAGCGGGGCTTTTGAAGGGAGATCGCATCCTGTCGGTCGATGGCTATGCCATTGAGCGGTTCGAAGATATCCAGCGTCAGATTCTCTTGGCCAATGGCCAGCCCGTGCGTTTGCGCTATGCGCGCGAAGGGAACGAAACCGAGATCACGGTCACCCCCATACGCAGCGCGGCCCCTGCCGCTTTGGCCGAACCAGGCAAGACCGATCAAAAGACCCCGGATGAGCAGGCCGCTGCCGCCCGCCCCCGCCTGGGGGTGATCAGCCCGACATTGGAATTTCGTAAACTAGGCGGAATGGAGTCGATCAGTGCCGCCGGTCAGGAAGTGGTGGAGCTGACCTGGACCACCTTACGCACGCTGGGCCAGGCCATTTCAGGCGCGCGCGACGCCAAGGAAGTCTTGGGCGGACCTTTACGCATCGCCCAGATGTCGGGCGAGACCGCGCGAATGGGTTTGGCGAATGTGCTGTGGTTCGTGGCGTTGTTGTCGCTGAATCTGGGCCTGTTGAACTTATTTCCGATCCCCTTGCTCGACGGGGGCCACCTGCTATTCTACGCCTGCGAGAAACTGCGTGGTCGGCCCTTGGGTGAACGAGTCCAAGAAGCCGCCGCCCGCATTGGCCTTGGTACCGTTCTGGCTTTGATGCTCTTTGCCACATGGAACGATATCGTCCAATTGCGCGTGTTCAGTTTCCTCAAAGGGCTGTTTTCGTAA
- a CDS encoding ComF family protein → MTVLSLVRKGLTLLGAWPGHLGLGMLDFILPPLCPHCETRVQRMGGLCPACAAGLKLIAAPHCALCGLPFPYEMGEDCLCAGCLAHTPHFVAARAATVYDDHSRGLILALKHGDQTELAELLGGWMARAGRDLCQDADALIPVPLHWTRLWHRRYNQSVLLAQAVGKQVDRPVWSRLLRRRRMTPSQKGHSRVQRRANVGGAFWVPPHLRHKIVGVSLVLVDDVLTTGATVDEAARVLLRAGAAKVTVLTAARVVPAS, encoded by the coding sequence ATGACGGTTTTATCCTTGGTACGAAAGGGACTGACTCTCCTAGGGGCCTGGCCAGGTCATCTGGGCCTAGGGATGCTGGATTTCATCTTGCCGCCTTTATGTCCCCATTGCGAGACTCGGGTGCAGCGCATGGGGGGACTATGCCCCGCTTGCGCCGCCGGGCTCAAGCTGATCGCCGCGCCCCATTGCGCCTTATGCGGTCTGCCCTTTCCCTATGAAATGGGGGAAGATTGCCTATGCGCCGGATGCCTGGCCCACACCCCGCATTTTGTCGCGGCGCGTGCCGCCACGGTCTATGACGATCACAGCCGTGGCCTGATATTGGCGCTCAAGCACGGCGACCAGACAGAATTGGCCGAGCTTTTGGGCGGCTGGATGGCGCGTGCCGGGCGCGATTTGTGCCAAGATGCGGATGCCTTGATCCCCGTTCCCTTGCATTGGACGCGCCTGTGGCATCGTCGCTATAACCAGTCGGTGTTGTTGGCGCAAGCCGTGGGAAAACAGGTGGATAGGCCGGTTTGGAGCCGCCTGTTGCGCCGCCGTCGCATGACTCCCAGCCAAAAAGGCCATAGCCGCGTGCAGCGACGTGCCAATGTCGGGGGCGCGTTTTGGGTGCCACCCCATCTGCGCCATAAAATCGTGGGAGTTTCGCTTGTTTTGGTGGATGATGTGCTGACCACAGGGGCCACGGTGGACGAGGCGGCCCGCGTGTTGCTTCGCGCGGGCGCTGCCAAGGTCACGGTGCTGACCGCCGCCCGCGTGGTGCCTGCGTCATAG
- the fabZ gene encoding 3-hydroxyacyl-ACP dehydratase FabZ, which produces MKLAGTSHHRDPKPQAATGRTLGIGTIMKYLPHRYPMLLVDRLIDVVPGESATGIKNVTINEPFFQGHFPGRPIMPGVLVIEAMAQTAAVLVVDNLPEAQRRNFVYFMSIEEARFRKPIIPGDTLYIRVRKLRQRGPVWRFRSEVMVDDVLCAEAVFTAMLPGDDAQGPNLDAL; this is translated from the coding sequence ATGAAATTGGCCGGAACGTCCCATCATCGCGACCCTAAGCCGCAGGCGGCCACAGGCCGCACTCTGGGCATAGGCACGATCATGAAATATCTACCGCATCGGTATCCGATGCTGTTGGTGGATCGTCTGATCGACGTGGTCCCGGGGGAAAGCGCCACCGGCATCAAGAACGTGACGATCAACGAGCCGTTCTTCCAGGGACACTTTCCGGGACGACCGATTATGCCCGGCGTATTGGTGATCGAGGCCATGGCTCAGACGGCGGCCGTGCTGGTGGTGGACAATCTGCCCGAAGCCCAGCGCCGTAACTTCGTCTATTTTATGAGCATTGAAGAGGCGCGTTTCCGTAAACCGATCATTCCTGGCGACACGTTATACATTCGTGTGCGCAAATTGCGCCAGCGCGGCCCCGTATGGCGTTTCCGCAGCGAAGTGATGGTGGATGACGTGTTATGCGCCGAGGCGGTGTTTACGGCCATGCTGCCGGGCGATGACGCCCAAGGCCCCAATCTCGATGCGTTATAA
- a CDS encoding 1-deoxy-D-xylulose-5-phosphate reductoisomerase translates to MTRISSSPAGVTILGATGSVGVQTLDVIGRHPDSYAVDALVANRKAKELARLAIEHKARLAVVADESAYGELREALSGSGIEAAAGPQAVIEAAQRPAPIVMAAIVGAAGLDATMAAARRGARVAFANKECLVCAGPLLLDAMRQGGGDLLPVDSEHSAIFQCLDTDQRDQILRLILTCSGGPFRGWSRDRLEHVTPAQALKHPTWSMGAKISIDSATLMNKGLELIEAHFLFDMPSEKIDVVVHPQSVVHSMVEYADGSTLAQLGSPDMRTPIAVALAWPRRIPVPVPGLDLARHSTLTFEAPDEVAFPALPLAREALRRGGTSPAIMNAANEVAVQSFLEEKLDFLGITACVEATLDGVAAPPLDSLDTLAQVDTQARAYARQYLGRKRAA, encoded by the coding sequence ATGACCCGGATTTCTTCTTCTCCGGCAGGAGTGACTATTCTAGGGGCCACCGGCTCGGTCGGCGTTCAGACATTGGATGTTATCGGGCGTCATCCGGATTCCTATGCGGTGGATGCCTTGGTGGCCAATCGCAAGGCCAAGGAATTGGCGCGTTTGGCCATCGAGCATAAAGCGCGCCTGGCCGTGGTGGCCGATGAATCGGCCTATGGCGAATTGCGCGAGGCTCTTTCCGGCAGCGGCATCGAGGCAGCGGCCGGTCCCCAAGCGGTGATCGAGGCGGCGCAGCGACCGGCCCCCATCGTCATGGCCGCCATCGTGGGCGCGGCCGGTTTGGACGCGACCATGGCCGCCGCAAGGCGCGGCGCGCGGGTGGCCTTTGCCAATAAGGAATGCCTGGTTTGCGCCGGTCCCTTGCTGCTGGACGCCATGCGCCAAGGCGGAGGCGATCTGTTGCCGGTGGACAGCGAACACAGCGCGATTTTCCAGTGCCTGGACACAGACCAGCGCGATCAAATTCTACGCCTGATCCTGACCTGTTCGGGCGGTCCTTTCCGAGGCTGGAGCCGCGACAGACTGGAGCATGTCACCCCCGCCCAGGCCCTGAAACACCCGACATGGAGCATGGGCGCGAAGATCTCCATCGACAGCGCGACATTGATGAATAAGGGCCTGGAATTGATCGAGGCGCATTTCCTGTTCGACATGCCGTCCGAAAAGATCGACGTGGTCGTGCATCCGCAATCCGTGGTGCATAGCATGGTCGAATACGCCGACGGTTCCACTTTGGCCCAGCTGGGCAGTCCCGATATGCGCACGCCCATCGCCGTAGCCTTGGCCTGGCCCCGGCGCATTCCGGTTCCTGTGCCGGGCCTGGACTTGGCGCGCCACTCTACCTTGACCTTCGAAGCGCCCGACGAGGTAGCCTTTCCCGCCTTGCCCTTGGCGCGCGAGGCGCTGCGTCGCGGCGGCACTTCCCCGGCCATCATGAACGCCGCCAACGAGGTGGCCGTGCAAAGTTTCCTGGAAGAAAAGCTGGATTTTCTGGGGATTACGGCCTGTGTCGAGGCCACTCTTGACGGCGTGGCGGCCCCGCCCCTTGATTCTTTGGACACACTTGCCCAAGTTGATACCCAGGCCCGCGCCTATGCGCGGCAGTATCTGGGCCGCAAACGCGCGGCCTAG